In the Prosthecobacter dejongeii genome, one interval contains:
- a CDS encoding low molecular weight protein-tyrosine-phosphatase has translation MNTAPSFKLLFVCLGNICRSPAAEGVMRRVVVEAGLGETIHIDSAGTAGWHTGKRADERMRAAAQSRGLELTSFARQVRDADLSEYDLVLVMDRSNHQDIRAFDREKLHATKVRLFCEFCTDHEETEVPDPYYGGPEGFEKVLDLLEDGCAGVLRHVQGQLKSRV, from the coding sequence ATGAATACTGCTCCTAGCTTCAAACTCCTCTTCGTATGCCTCGGCAACATTTGCCGTTCTCCCGCAGCCGAGGGCGTCATGCGCCGAGTAGTCGTGGAGGCAGGCTTGGGCGAAACCATTCACATTGACTCGGCTGGCACCGCTGGCTGGCACACCGGCAAGCGGGCCGATGAACGCATGAGGGCTGCAGCTCAATCTCGTGGGCTAGAACTCACCAGCTTTGCCCGCCAAGTGCGGGATGCGGATCTCTCCGAATATGACCTTGTTCTGGTGATGGACCGCAGCAATCACCAGGATATTCGCGCCTTCGACCGCGAAAAACTTCATGCGACCAAAGTGCGCCTCTTCTGCGAGTTCTGCACGGATCACGAAGAAACCGAAGTGCCCGACCCTTACTACGGGGGACCGGAAGGTTTTGAAAAAGTGCTCGATCTCCTCGAAGACGGCTGCGCTGGGGTCTTGAGACATGTGCAAGGGCAGTTGAAGTCTCGCGTCTGA